The following are from one region of the Nicotiana tomentosiformis chromosome 7, ASM39032v3, whole genome shotgun sequence genome:
- the LOC117279056 gene encoding uncharacterized protein: protein MIDALKEVNLGGVEDPRPTYVSASLTSDEESKYIKLLKEFKDTFAWSYKEMPGLDPKVVVHHLVVKRGVRPVKKVQRRFRPKLVPLIETKVNKLIEAGFVREVKYPTWISSIVPVRKKNGQIRFCVDFMDLNNTCPKDEFPFPTQELMIDATTGYEEMSFMDGSSGYNQIRMAPKDEELTAFRTPKGIYCYKERSVGSLLAQGNNEGKENALYDLSKMLTPNELKYSPIEKLCLALVFSIQKLKHYFQAHVKAVKGQALADFLADHPIPDERELFDELPDEDAMVIEIQPPWKMYFDGAAHHEGVGTGIVFITSQGELLGSYEVKTLELVPYHKYTQRLVSWLKEVTIQHVPRKDNKRDDALAALASTLSLPDQTQVVVCQGWVVPSPNDYEEKESKVEHITAVLEVKIEDWRQQLIDYLCYGILPKNPRRKTEFRRRAPRFLYYKDTL, encoded by the exons ATGATTGATGCACTAAAAGAAGTTAACCTCGGAGGTGTTGAAGATCCAAGGCCCACATATGTAAGTGCCTCTCTAACTAGTGATGAAGAGAGCAAATATATTAAGCTACTTAAGGAGTTCAAAGACACAtttgcttggagttacaaagagatGCCAGGTTTAGACCCCAAGGTGGTTGTTCATCATCTTGTTGTCAAACGAGGTGTTCGTCCCGTGAAGAAAGTACAACGTCGCTTCAGACCTAAACTAGTTCCCTTGATTGAAACCAAAGTTAACAAGCTTATTGAGGCTGGTTTTGTTCGTGAAGTTAAATATCCTACATGGATTTCAAGCATCGTCCCTGTAAGAAAGAAGAATGGCCAAATCCGATTTTGTGTTGACTTTATGGACCTAAATAACACTTGTCCTAAGGATGAATTTCCTTTTCCCACCCAGGAGCTtatgattgatgccacgactGGATATGAGGAGATGTCTTTCATGGATGGTTCATCTGGATATAATCAAATTCGCATGGCACCAAAGGATGAAGAACTTACTGCCTTTCGAACTCCTAAAGGTATATActgctacaag GAAAGGTCAGTAGGATCGCTTCTGGCTCAAGGAAACAATGAAGGCAAAGAAAATGCACTTTATGACTTAAGTAAGATGTTGACGCCAAATGAGCTCAAGTATTCACCTATCGAGAAGTTATGTTTGGCACTTGTCTTCTCTATTCAGAAGCTGAAGCATTACTTCCAAGCTCATGTT AAGGCGGTAAAAGGACAAGCATTAGCAGACTTCCTAGCTGACCATCCAATTCCAGATGAGCGGGAGTTGTTTGATGAATTGCCTGATGAAGATGCAATGGTAATCGAAATTCAACCTCCTTGGAAGATGTATTTTGATGGTGCTGCACATCATGAAGGAGTTGGTACCGGAATAGTGTTTATCACTTCTCAAGGGGAG CTTTTGGGTAGCTATGAGGTTAAGACACTAGAGTTGGTCCCATATCACAAATATACTCAGAGATTGGTAAGTTGGCTTAAAGAGGTAACTATTCAACACGTGCCGAGAAAGGATAATAAGAGAGATGATGCCTTAGCAGCCTTAGCTTCTACATTATCTTTGCCTGATCAAACGCAAGTTGTTGTTTGCCAAGGATGGGTAGTTCCTTCACCAAATGACTATGAAGAAAAAGAAAGCAAAGTTGAGCATATTACTGCCGTTCTTGAGGTTAAAATTGAAGATTGGAGACAACAATTAATCGATTATCTTTGTTATGGGATATTACCAAAAAATCCCCGAAGGAAGACAGAATTCCGGAGAAGAGCCCCTCGCTTTCTTTATTACAAAGATACACTCTAA
- the LOC104105566 gene encoding glyoxylate/succinic semialdehyde reductase 1 — MEEIGFLGMGIMGKAMAVNLLRHGFKVTVWNRTLSRCDELVQHGASVGETPAAVVKKCKYTIAMLSDPAAALSVVFDKDGALEQICGGKGYIDMSTVDADTSSKISEAITSKGGSFVEAPVSGSKKPAEDGQLVILAAGDKALYDKVLPAFDVLGKKSFFLGQVGNGAKMKLVVNMIMGSMMNAFSEGIVLADKSGLDPHILLDVLDLGAIANPMFKMKGPAMINNNYPPAFPLKHQQKDMRLALALGDENAVPMPVAAAANEAFKKARSLGLGDHDFSAVFETIRGAQSST; from the exons ATGGAGGAAATAGGGTTTCTGGGGATGGGTATAATGGGAAAGGCAATGGCCGTCAACTTGCTCCGCCATGGTTTCAAAGTTACTGTTTGGAATCGCACTCTCTCCAGG TGTGATGAGCTAGTGCAACATGGAGCTTCTGTTGGAGAAACTCCTGCAGCGGTAGTGAAGAAATGCAAGTATACAATTGCAATGTTGTCTGATCCTGCTGCAGCTCTTTCA GTGGTTTTCGACAAAGATGGTGCTCTTGAGCAGATATGTGGTGGGAAGGGGTATATAGACATGTCGACCGTTGATGCTGATACTTCTTCAAAGATTAGTGAG GCCATTACATCAAAGGGTGGTTCTTTTGTTGAAGCTCCGGTTTCAGGGAGCAAAAAGCCAGCTGAAGATGGCCAACTAGTAATTCTAGCAGCTGGGGACAAG GCGCTATACGATAAAGTGCTACCTGCTTTTGATGTCTTGGGAAAGAAATCCTTTTTCTTGGGACAGGTTGGAAATGGAGCAAAAATGAAACTTGTTGTTAATATGATCATGGGCAG TATGATGAACGCGTTTTCGGAAGGAATTGTATTGGCCGACAAAAGTGGATTGGACCCTCATATCCTTCTTGATGTGTTG GACCTTGGAGCCATTGCTAACCCAATGTTTAAGATGAAAGGACCTGCTATGATCAACAACAATTACCCGCCGGCATTTCCTCTCAAACACCAGCAAAAGGACATGAGGTTGGCTCTGGCACTCGGAGACGAGAATGCAGTGCCAATGCCAGTGGCTGCTGCTGCTAATGAG GCATTCAAGAAGGCGAGGAGCTTGGGCTTGGGAGACCATGACTTTTCAGCTGTGTTCGAGACTATAAGGGGAGCTCAAAGTTCAACCTGA